A genomic segment from Alistipes senegalensis JC50 encodes:
- a CDS encoding DUF4836 family protein, translating to MKDFLPIVKLACLTAAAALIVSCGGGADYRNVLPADSFVTMSVDAASLLKKSGTCDAASNPLLDRLKTELDKAEELSAEEKEYLFSLLENPAESGLDLKKELFLFMSADGADINNPEVGGGLLFPVGDKSKLDALIARINEKSGTETVTEAGVSVVKIGEESEASGVCAYNDIACLLYFKTDPCGVVEEKVRKLFAQKRAESLMGDKAVAARLAARNDVNMVVSYANLSAMMNNPMLGAMPMMDVLKGALVMGSANFEKGRIVSDAAVSYKDKASVEKAAAFYAYVKPQTGDLLRYVPAGSLAALSYGLDGEKLYAMLAAMPGYGMMLGNPMVKQVLDAFDGDCVISFSGMTPDGRFPIASLLAQVNDPAVLQTVVTNLAGMPVQQTAEGEYVFNSGDVSVLFGVKNKVLYCTTDTAVKSALDGAKIESLMSLDGIVKGQSCTFWVDFKGLSALVSQLAGEAGTPQAEAALAVLGMFDDMEAYSTMEGGKLVVNMADKEQNAFKTICDTTGALIRQYMPEADEI from the coding sequence ATGAAAGACTTCTTACCCATCGTGAAACTGGCCTGCCTGACGGCTGCGGCTGCGCTGATCGTCTCCTGCGGCGGCGGTGCCGATTACCGGAACGTGCTGCCGGCCGATTCGTTCGTGACGATGTCGGTCGATGCCGCATCGCTCCTGAAGAAGAGCGGGACGTGCGACGCCGCCTCCAATCCGCTCCTCGATCGCCTGAAAACGGAGTTGGACAAGGCGGAGGAGCTCTCCGCCGAAGAGAAGGAGTACCTGTTTTCGCTGTTGGAGAATCCGGCCGAATCGGGGCTCGATCTGAAAAAGGAACTCTTCCTGTTCATGTCGGCGGACGGTGCCGACATCAATAATCCCGAGGTGGGCGGCGGTCTGCTGTTCCCGGTCGGCGACAAATCCAAACTGGACGCCCTGATCGCGCGCATCAACGAGAAGAGCGGCACCGAGACGGTGACCGAGGCGGGCGTTTCGGTGGTGAAGATCGGCGAGGAGTCGGAGGCGTCCGGTGTCTGCGCCTATAACGACATCGCCTGCCTGCTCTATTTCAAGACCGATCCCTGCGGAGTCGTCGAGGAGAAGGTTCGGAAGCTGTTCGCCCAGAAGCGCGCTGAAAGCCTGATGGGCGACAAGGCCGTCGCCGCACGGCTGGCCGCGCGCAACGACGTGAACATGGTCGTGTCGTATGCCAATCTGTCGGCCATGATGAACAATCCGATGCTGGGTGCGATGCCCATGATGGATGTGCTGAAAGGGGCTCTGGTGATGGGCTCCGCCAATTTCGAGAAGGGACGCATCGTCAGCGACGCCGCGGTAAGCTACAAGGACAAGGCGAGCGTGGAGAAAGCAGCGGCGTTTTACGCCTACGTGAAGCCCCAGACGGGCGACCTGCTGCGCTACGTGCCCGCCGGCAGCCTCGCTGCGCTTTCCTACGGACTCGACGGCGAAAAGCTCTATGCGATGCTGGCCGCCATGCCCGGTTACGGCATGATGCTGGGCAATCCGATGGTCAAGCAGGTGCTCGACGCTTTCGACGGCGACTGCGTGATCTCGTTCTCGGGAATGACCCCGGACGGACGTTTCCCGATCGCGTCGCTGCTGGCCCAGGTCAATGATCCCGCCGTGTTGCAGACCGTCGTCACGAACCTGGCGGGCATGCCCGTTCAGCAGACCGCCGAGGGCGAGTACGTGTTCAATTCGGGCGATGTTTCGGTGCTGTTCGGCGTGAAGAACAAGGTGCTTTACTGCACGACCGACACGGCCGTGAAGTCGGCCCTCGACGGTGCGAAGATCGAATCGCTGATGTCGCTCGACGGCATCGTGAAAGGGCAGTCCTGCACCTTCTGGGTCGATTTCAAGGGGCTGAGCGCCCTGGTTTCCCAGCTGGCCGGAGAGGCCGGGACGCCGCAGGCGGAAGCCGCGCTGGCGGTGCTCGGCATGTTCGACGACATGGAGGCGTACAGCACGATGGAGGGCGGAAAGCTCGTCGTCAACATGGCTGACAAGGAGCAGAACGCTTTCAAGACCATTTGCGACACGACCGGCGCACTGATCCGTCAGTATATGCCGGAAGCGGACGAAATCTAA
- the abc-f gene encoding ribosomal protection-like ABC-F family protein codes for MISLDNLTVSYGGWTLFDNISFLINPKDRIGLVGRNGAGKTTLLRIITGEQQPTSGAVTLNGDCTIGYLPQTMRVADTTTLVEETAKAFEEVLRLEAEIEALTREIAERTDYESASYEQLLHRLNDAQDHYHILGGETRDADIEKTLLGLGFKRSDFGRATSEFSGGWRMRIELAKLLLRRPSIFLLDEPTNHLDIESIQWLEEYLKNYNGAVLLISHDRAFLDNVTNRTVELSLGKITDYKVSYSKYVVLRAERRAQQMAAYENQQRMIEKTEEFIEKFRYKPTKSNQVQSRIKQLERLDRLEIEEEDLATLNIKFPPAPRSGQIVAEINEAGMSFGEKHVFSGANFVIEKGDKIALVGRNGEGKTTLARMLIGQLTPTEGSIRLGANVNIGYYAQNQDDLMDGDFTVYDTLDRVAVGDIRTRLRDILGAFLFRGEDIDKKVKVLSGGERARLAMARMMLEPRNLLVLDEPTNHMDMRSKDILKNAIMKYDGTVVVVSHDREFLDGMVQKVYEFRDGGVKEYLGGIYYFLEKRKLESLQEVERRDAPAKTPAKGDEPKPAVSGKLSYEQKKEQEKQLRKAKKVVETIEAELADIEKRIAEYDAKFAAAAEYDEAGYKAYNELKNRYEHQMHEWEKASYELELIEEQYNG; via the coding sequence ATGATTTCATTAGACAATCTCACCGTCAGTTACGGGGGCTGGACCCTCTTCGACAATATTTCGTTCCTGATCAATCCCAAGGACCGCATCGGCCTCGTGGGCCGCAACGGCGCCGGCAAAACCACGCTGTTGCGCATCATCACGGGCGAGCAGCAGCCCACCTCGGGCGCCGTGACGCTCAACGGCGACTGCACGATCGGCTACCTGCCGCAGACGATGCGCGTGGCCGACACCACGACGCTCGTGGAGGAGACCGCTAAAGCCTTCGAGGAGGTGTTGCGGCTCGAAGCCGAGATCGAGGCCCTGACGCGCGAGATCGCCGAGCGCACCGACTACGAGAGCGCCTCCTACGAACAGCTCCTGCACCGGCTGAACGACGCGCAGGACCATTATCACATCCTCGGCGGCGAGACCCGCGACGCGGACATCGAGAAGACCCTCTTGGGCCTCGGGTTCAAACGGTCGGATTTCGGACGCGCCACGAGCGAGTTCTCGGGCGGCTGGCGCATGCGCATCGAGCTGGCGAAATTGCTGCTGCGGCGTCCCTCGATCTTCCTGCTCGACGAGCCCACGAACCACCTCGACATCGAGTCGATCCAGTGGCTGGAGGAGTATCTGAAAAACTACAACGGCGCGGTGCTGCTGATTTCCCACGACCGGGCCTTTTTGGACAACGTCACGAACCGTACGGTCGAACTGTCGCTGGGGAAGATCACCGATTACAAGGTCTCCTATTCGAAATACGTCGTCCTGCGCGCCGAGCGCCGGGCGCAGCAGATGGCGGCCTACGAGAATCAGCAGCGGATGATCGAAAAGACCGAGGAGTTCATCGAGAAGTTCCGCTACAAGCCCACCAAATCGAATCAGGTGCAGTCGCGCATCAAGCAGCTGGAGCGGCTGGACCGTCTGGAGATTGAGGAGGAGGACCTCGCCACGCTCAACATCAAGTTTCCGCCCGCTCCGCGCTCGGGGCAGATCGTGGCCGAGATCAACGAAGCCGGGATGTCGTTCGGCGAGAAACATGTCTTCAGCGGCGCGAATTTCGTCATCGAGAAGGGCGACAAAATCGCGCTGGTGGGCCGCAACGGCGAGGGCAAGACGACCCTCGCGCGGATGCTGATCGGCCAGCTGACGCCCACCGAGGGGTCGATCCGGCTGGGGGCCAACGTCAACATCGGCTATTACGCCCAGAATCAGGACGACCTGATGGACGGCGATTTCACGGTCTACGACACGCTGGACCGCGTGGCGGTGGGCGACATCCGCACGCGTCTGCGCGACATTCTGGGGGCGTTCCTGTTCCGCGGCGAGGACATCGACAAGAAGGTCAAGGTCCTCTCGGGCGGCGAGCGGGCGCGTCTGGCGATGGCCCGCATGATGCTGGAGCCGCGCAACCTGCTGGTGCTGGACGAGCCGACGAACCACATGGACATGCGTTCGAAGGACATTCTCAAGAACGCCATCATGAAGTACGACGGCACGGTGGTCGTGGTGTCGCACGACCGCGAATTCCTCGACGGCATGGTGCAGAAGGTCTACGAGTTCCGCGACGGCGGGGTGAAGGAGTATCTGGGCGGCATCTACTATTTCCTCGAAAAACGCAAGCTGGAGTCGTTGCAGGAGGTCGAGCGGCGCGACGCTCCGGCCAAAACGCCTGCGAAGGGCGACGAACCGAAGCCGGCCGTATCCGGAAAGCTCTCCTACGAGCAGAAGAAGGAGCAGGAGAAGCAGTTGCGCAAAGCGAAAAAGGTCGTGGAGACGATCGAGGCGGAGTTGGCCGACATCGAGAAGCGGATCGCGGAGTACGATGCGAAATTCGCCGCCGCGGCCGAGTACGACGAGGCCGGCTACAAGGCTTACAACGAACTTAAAAACCGTTACGAGCATCAGATGCACGAGTGGGAGAAGGCGTCGTACGAATTGGAACTCATCGAAGAACAATACAATGGATAA
- a CDS encoding HD domain-containing protein encodes MEKLERYLQFMREAERLKNVLRSARTSAGRTESTAEHTWRLALLALVLADEKPELDLQRVLAMCLVHDLGEAYEGDIPAVEQSDPAAKAAAELAAIDRITPLLPDEAAARIRALWEEYEACATPEARWVKALDKAETILQHNQGANPSDFDYGFNLTYGAEWFRDDALLRKLRRLLDAETARHVRR; translated from the coding sequence ATGGAAAAACTGGAACGATACCTGCAATTCATGCGCGAAGCCGAGCGGCTCAAAAACGTCCTGCGTTCGGCCCGCACTTCGGCCGGGCGCACCGAGAGCACCGCCGAGCATACGTGGCGGCTGGCCCTGCTGGCGCTGGTCCTTGCGGACGAGAAGCCGGAACTCGACCTTCAGCGGGTGCTGGCGATGTGTCTGGTCCACGACCTCGGGGAGGCTTACGAAGGGGACATCCCGGCCGTCGAACAATCCGATCCGGCGGCCAAAGCCGCGGCGGAACTTGCAGCCATAGACCGGATTACACCCCTGCTGCCCGATGAAGCCGCAGCGCGCATCCGGGCGCTCTGGGAGGAGTACGAAGCCTGCGCCACGCCCGAAGCCCGCTGGGTCAAGGCACTCGACAAGGCCGAGACCATCCTCCAGCACAACCAGGGCGCGAACCCCTCCGATTTCGACTACGGATTCAACCTGACCTACGGCGCCGAATGGTTCCGCGACGACGCGCTGCTGCGCAAACTGCGCCGCCTGCTCGACGCGGAGACAGCCCGGCACGTCAGGCGTTGA
- the rpe gene encoding ribulose-phosphate 3-epimerase — protein MNRTVAPSMLSADFGHLERDTRMVDASAAEWVHIDVMDGVFVPNISFGFPVLKAIRKATAKFLDVHLMIVSPEKYVKRFAEAGADLVTIHYEASDDPAACIGLIREAGVKAGISIKPATPVEALRGVLPLVDLVLVMSVEPGFGGQSFIPGSLEKIAQLRGMVREMGLETIIEVDGGISSHNAAEVYGAGADVLVAGNAVFGAADPQAEIVKMLNA, from the coding sequence ATGAACAGAACAGTAGCTCCTTCGATGCTCTCGGCCGATTTCGGACACCTGGAGCGCGATACCCGGATGGTTGACGCGAGTGCGGCCGAATGGGTCCACATAGATGTGATGGACGGCGTTTTCGTTCCCAATATTTCGTTCGGGTTTCCCGTGCTGAAAGCCATCCGCAAGGCGACGGCGAAGTTCCTCGACGTTCATCTGATGATCGTCAGCCCGGAAAAGTACGTGAAACGCTTCGCCGAAGCGGGCGCCGATCTGGTGACCATCCATTACGAGGCGTCGGACGATCCCGCGGCCTGCATCGGCCTGATCCGCGAAGCCGGGGTCAAAGCCGGCATTTCGATCAAGCCGGCGACCCCGGTCGAGGCGCTTCGCGGCGTGCTGCCGCTGGTGGATCTGGTGCTGGTGATGAGCGTCGAACCCGGATTCGGGGGGCAGTCGTTCATCCCCGGGTCGCTGGAGAAGATCGCACAGTTGCGCGGCATGGTGCGGGAGATGGGGCTCGAAACGATCATCGAGGTCGATGGCGGCATTTCGTCGCACAACGCCGCCGAGGTTTACGGTGCGGGCGCCGACGTGCTCGTGGCCGGCAACGCCGTCTTCGGCGCCGCGGACCCGCAGGCCGAGATCGTGAAGATGCTCAACGCCTGA
- the rmuC gene encoding DNA recombination protein RmuC gives MTLSLLFLLTTCCLTAVLVFVLLLWRRESRRLADAEARERDAATRLSAAEARLAASEQTAAAEKETLRRSEEQVRSLTEQRSRAEAELAALRAASEAEIAALRQRNAEEREAARAEREKTEERFRAQFRNLATEILGEQTQHFKQTSKESIDILLKPFKDNIVDFRKRVEEIYTTQTSQRGELKAELKRLMELNQNISAEARNLTDALKGNSKVQGDWGEMLLETILDSSALSKGIHYETQYNIKDEEGRNLRPDVVLHLPEKKEIVIDSKVSLTAFVAYTSADTEEERRRHLAAHVASVRQHVTELGRKEYQRRLNSPDFVIMFVPNEPAFLAALQNDPAIWSDAYDKKVIVSSPTNLFALLKLVADLWKYNDQDKNTKEIAACGLKLYEQLVAFTGSLESVGTALDKARDAYEDAHKRLCTGNDNIIRVGERLRRTARLQTKRQHAARTLEIAGSDSEEELPEEPSARPDPAE, from the coding sequence ATGACCCTTTCCCTGCTTTTCCTGCTGACGACCTGCTGTCTGACCGCCGTACTCGTCTTCGTCCTGCTCCTGTGGCGCAGGGAGTCGCGCCGGCTCGCCGATGCCGAGGCGCGCGAACGCGACGCCGCGACCCGCCTCTCGGCCGCCGAAGCCCGGCTGGCCGCCTCCGAGCAGACCGCCGCAGCCGAAAAAGAAACCCTCCGGCGCAGCGAGGAACAGGTGCGGTCGCTGACCGAACAACGCTCGCGCGCCGAAGCCGAACTGGCCGCGCTGCGCGCCGCATCCGAAGCCGAGATCGCCGCCCTGCGGCAGCGGAACGCCGAGGAGCGCGAAGCCGCGCGTGCGGAGCGCGAAAAGACCGAAGAACGTTTCCGGGCGCAATTCCGGAACCTGGCGACGGAGATTCTGGGCGAGCAGACCCAGCACTTCAAGCAGACCAGCAAGGAGTCGATCGACATCCTGCTGAAACCCTTCAAGGACAACATCGTCGATTTCCGCAAACGGGTCGAGGAGATTTACACCACGCAGACCTCGCAGCGCGGCGAACTGAAAGCCGAACTCAAACGCCTCATGGAGCTCAACCAGAACATCTCGGCCGAGGCCCGCAACCTGACCGACGCCCTGAAAGGCAACTCGAAAGTGCAGGGCGACTGGGGCGAAATGCTGCTGGAGACGATCCTCGACAGCTCGGCGCTCTCGAAGGGCATCCACTACGAAACGCAGTACAACATCAAGGACGAGGAGGGCCGCAACCTGCGACCCGACGTGGTCCTGCACCTGCCCGAGAAGAAAGAGATCGTCATCGACTCGAAGGTTTCGCTCACGGCCTTCGTGGCCTACACCTCGGCCGACACGGAGGAGGAGCGGCGGCGGCATCTCGCGGCGCACGTCGCGTCGGTCCGCCAGCACGTCACCGAACTGGGGCGCAAGGAGTATCAGCGGCGGCTGAACTCTCCCGATTTCGTCATCATGTTCGTCCCCAACGAACCGGCGTTCCTCGCGGCGTTGCAGAACGACCCGGCCATCTGGTCCGACGCCTACGACAAGAAGGTGATCGTCTCCTCGCCGACGAATCTTTTCGCCCTGCTGAAACTCGTCGCCGACCTCTGGAAATACAACGACCAGGACAAGAACACCAAGGAGATCGCCGCCTGCGGACTGAAACTCTACGAGCAGTTAGTGGCTTTCACGGGATCGCTCGAAAGTGTCGGCACGGCGCTCGACAAGGCCCGCGACGCCTACGAGGACGCCCACAAGCGGCTCTGCACGGGCAACGACAACATCATCCGCGTCGGCGAACGCCTGCGCCGGACGGCCCGCCTGCAAACCAAGCGCCAGCATGCGGCGCGCACGCTCGAAATCGCCGGCAGCGATTCCGAAGAGGAGCTTCCGGAGGAGCCGTCGGCCCGGCCCGATCCGGCCGAATGA
- the rlmB gene encoding 23S rRNA (guanosine(2251)-2'-O)-methyltransferase RlmB, producing MDNLIFGIRPVAEAIEAGKQIEKLYIRKGAEGQLMQELKDLCIRYRVRFQEVPVEKLNRLTRGNHQGVVAQTAAIEYVELADILERVPDDETPLIVLFDGVTDVRNFGAIARSAECAGAHGLIAPLKNSAPVNAEAIRSSAGALTTIPVCRVGSVRNTLKQLQTEGFQVVAATEKSRKLLYDADFRKPTVLVMGAEDTGISKEVLKLCDEQLAIPLIGHIESLNVSAAAAVMLFEVVRQRIGPEN from the coding sequence ATGGATAACCTGATTTTCGGGATTCGTCCCGTGGCCGAGGCGATCGAGGCCGGAAAGCAGATCGAGAAACTCTACATCCGCAAGGGCGCCGAAGGGCAGCTGATGCAGGAATTGAAGGACCTCTGCATCCGTTACCGGGTGCGTTTCCAGGAGGTGCCGGTCGAGAAGCTCAACCGCCTGACGCGCGGCAACCACCAGGGGGTCGTGGCGCAGACCGCGGCCATCGAATACGTCGAACTGGCCGACATTCTGGAGCGGGTTCCCGACGACGAAACGCCGCTCATCGTCCTGTTCGACGGGGTGACCGACGTGCGGAATTTCGGGGCCATCGCCCGTTCGGCCGAGTGCGCCGGAGCCCACGGGCTCATCGCGCCGCTCAAGAACTCCGCTCCCGTGAACGCCGAGGCCATCCGTTCGTCGGCCGGGGCCCTCACGACGATCCCCGTGTGCCGCGTGGGGTCGGTCCGCAATACGCTCAAACAGTTGCAGACCGAGGGTTTTCAGGTCGTGGCCGCCACGGAGAAGAGCCGTAAACTGCTCTACGACGCCGATTTCCGCAAGCCCACCGTGCTGGTGATGGGCGCCGAGGATACGGGCATCTCGAAAGAGGTGCTGAAACTCTGCGACGAGCAGCTGGCCATTCCGCTGATCGGACATATCGAGTCGCTGAACGTCTCGGCCGCCGCGGCCGTGATGCTCTTCGAGGTCGTGCGCCAGCGCATCGGGCCGGAGAACTGA
- the tsaB gene encoding tRNA (adenosine(37)-N6)-threonylcarbamoyltransferase complex dimerization subunit type 1 TsaB, with protein sequence MSLILAIETGTDICSVGIAKDGELLSLRESDEGRDHARKVGVFVDELLRETGIVPDDLDAVAVGKGPGSYTGLRIGVSFAKGLCYGLQKPLVAVGSLDALVEVAREDHEAGILAVDGWDGAYLCPMVDARRMEVYAQVFDAGGRPQGEVSAEVVGEGSFAAFRGQGRPFVIFGSGARKCAGVLSDAVCVEVTPSARGLARLAQQALDEGRTEDIAYFEPFYLKDFVVTTSRKKLF encoded by the coding sequence ATGAGTCTAATACTTGCTATTGAAACCGGCACGGACATCTGTTCCGTGGGGATTGCCAAAGACGGCGAACTGCTGTCGCTGCGCGAGAGCGACGAGGGGCGCGACCACGCCCGCAAGGTCGGCGTGTTCGTCGATGAACTGCTGCGCGAGACGGGCATCGTGCCCGACGACCTCGACGCCGTGGCCGTGGGCAAGGGCCCCGGGTCGTACACCGGACTGCGTATCGGCGTGTCGTTCGCCAAGGGGCTGTGCTACGGCCTGCAAAAGCCGCTGGTGGCCGTGGGGTCGCTGGACGCGCTGGTCGAGGTGGCCCGTGAGGACCACGAGGCGGGGATTCTCGCGGTTGACGGCTGGGACGGGGCGTACCTCTGTCCGATGGTCGATGCACGCCGCATGGAGGTCTATGCGCAGGTCTTCGACGCCGGGGGACGCCCGCAGGGCGAGGTGTCGGCCGAGGTGGTCGGCGAGGGGAGTTTCGCGGCGTTCCGCGGTCAGGGGCGTCCGTTCGTGATCTTCGGCAGCGGGGCCCGCAAGTGCGCCGGCGTCCTTTCCGACGCCGTATGCGTCGAGGTGACCCCCTCGGCCCGCGGCCTGGCGCGGCTGGCCCAGCAGGCCCTTGACGAAGGCCGCACGGAGGACATCGCCTATTTCGAGCCCTTCTATCTGAAAGATTTCGTCGTTACGACATCCCGCAAGAAGCTGTTTTGA
- a CDS encoding DUF4153 domain-containing protein, producing MKAKLEYCLQWLRDGAVRVVRSYPVETLLALYACIRCLLTYELDWSEERLFNGLALVPLFFALALAVNNLAGRGPWRKVYWAVWTPIVPLTLWSGLGAWVESAPFRISLGILAPLLLLLSLRAVRNDRFVNGALVWLRSGLLALLFANVALGLFYAILYSTTYIFGLEGKWIEHVAVWAVTIVETLAVPVLFLMMADRWRGAEMIGNRILEILLNYIVTPALLIYTAILYLYMAKILFTWSLPEGGVAYMVFGFTMTALAVKALDRLLVKRIYDWFFDHFSLVSLPMLVLFWIGVVRRTNEYGLTEPRVYLLVCGGLMTFCVLLFLSQRAGRYLWVCLAAWVSFAVLAYVPCFEPGRIAVQSQLQRAERLAERLGRLGEDGRLLLTPVLLADTVHKKEYRQLYESLDYIRRDSAAFARFGVKRNLDDLAAIFPEAMRDYVRWGYDWSRVDTAVVECVDTNIIELEAPVNVRFEVNAEYPHYYTNLRNWYSDDSYNIRNDTLCLYLGKEGAVYRIPCRDLLERQLERSGFDPAEACEPTPEQLLRLLDYRDDRCRILFENIKLERTDSAVVIQGVSINAVLMR from the coding sequence GTGAAAGCCAAACTCGAATACTGCCTGCAATGGCTCCGCGACGGGGCCGTGCGGGTCGTGCGGTCGTATCCGGTCGAAACGCTCCTTGCGCTCTACGCCTGCATCCGGTGCCTGCTCACCTACGAACTCGATTGGAGCGAGGAGAGATTGTTCAACGGTCTCGCCCTCGTGCCGTTGTTCTTCGCCTTGGCGCTTGCCGTCAACAACCTGGCGGGGCGCGGACCGTGGCGAAAAGTCTATTGGGCCGTGTGGACGCCGATCGTGCCGCTGACGCTCTGGAGCGGGCTCGGGGCGTGGGTCGAAAGCGCTCCTTTCCGCATTTCGCTCGGCATACTGGCGCCGCTGCTGCTGTTGCTGAGCCTGCGGGCCGTGCGCAACGACCGGTTCGTCAACGGCGCGCTCGTCTGGCTGCGGTCGGGGCTGCTCGCCCTGCTGTTCGCCAACGTCGCGCTGGGGCTCTTCTATGCGATACTCTATTCGACGACCTATATCTTCGGCCTCGAGGGCAAATGGATCGAACACGTCGCAGTGTGGGCCGTCACCATCGTCGAGACGCTGGCCGTGCCGGTGCTCTTCCTGATGATGGCCGACCGCTGGCGGGGCGCCGAGATGATCGGCAACCGCATTCTCGAAATACTGCTGAACTACATCGTGACCCCCGCGCTGCTGATCTACACCGCCATCCTCTACCTCTACATGGCCAAGATCCTCTTCACGTGGTCGCTGCCCGAGGGCGGCGTGGCCTACATGGTCTTCGGCTTCACGATGACGGCGCTCGCCGTCAAGGCGCTGGACCGGCTGCTCGTCAAGCGGATTTACGACTGGTTCTTCGACCACTTCAGCCTCGTGTCGCTGCCGATGCTGGTGCTGTTCTGGATCGGCGTGGTGCGCCGCACGAACGAATACGGGCTGACCGAACCGCGCGTCTACCTCTTGGTGTGCGGCGGTCTGATGACCTTCTGCGTGCTGCTGTTCCTGTCGCAGCGCGCGGGCCGCTATCTGTGGGTGTGCCTTGCGGCATGGGTGAGTTTCGCCGTGCTGGCCTACGTTCCCTGCTTCGAGCCCGGGCGTATCGCCGTGCAGTCGCAGTTGCAGCGTGCGGAGCGGTTGGCGGAACGGCTCGGACGCCTTGGCGAAGACGGACGGCTGCTGCTGACGCCGGTGCTGCTGGCCGACACGGTTCATAAAAAGGAGTACCGGCAGCTCTACGAGTCGCTCGACTACATCCGCCGTGACAGCGCGGCTTTCGCGCGGTTCGGGGTGAAGAGGAACCTCGACGATCTGGCCGCGATTTTCCCCGAAGCGATGCGCGATTACGTGAGGTGGGGCTATGATTGGAGTCGTGTCGATACCGCTGTTGTTGAATGTGTCGATACCAATATTATTGAACTGGAGGCACCCGTCAATGTCCGGTTCGAGGTAAATGCGGAATATCCGCATTATTATACGAATCTCCGGAACTGGTACAGCGATGATAGCTATAATATCAGGAACGATACGCTTTGTCTGTATTTGGGGAAAGAGGGTGCCGTGTACCGGATTCCCTGTCGGGACTTGCTGGAACGCCAGCTGGAAAGGAGTGGATTCGATCCGGCCGAAGCGTGCGAGCCTACGCCGGAGCAGTTGTTGCGGCTGTTGGATTACCGCGATGACCGTTGCCGG
- a CDS encoding ATP-binding cassette domain-containing protein, with the protein METITLRQVVPDAFADDPEVRASDVWGRDVTFRKGECYLVEAASGSGKSSLCSFLYGWRNDYAGRILFGGEDCRTFSAARWGDVRRRSLSLLFQDLRLFGELTVAENLALKNELTSFKTPGQIERLLEAVGIAAKRNTPVGKLSFGQQQRVAFVRCLCQPFDFILLDEPVSHLDAANGGILAGLLLEEARAQGAGIVVTSVGSRLELPYHKILTL; encoded by the coding sequence ATGGAGACGATAACTTTACGGCAGGTGGTGCCCGATGCGTTCGCTGACGATCCGGAAGTCCGGGCGTCGGACGTGTGGGGGCGCGACGTGACATTCCGCAAGGGGGAGTGTTATCTGGTCGAAGCCGCTTCGGGAAGCGGCAAATCCTCGCTGTGCAGTTTCCTGTACGGGTGGCGGAACGATTATGCGGGCCGCATCCTCTTCGGCGGCGAAGATTGCCGCACCTTCTCCGCGGCCCGGTGGGGCGACGTGCGGCGAAGGTCGCTGAGCCTGCTCTTTCAGGACCTGCGGCTGTTCGGGGAACTGACCGTGGCCGAGAACCTCGCCCTGAAAAACGAACTGACCTCGTTCAAGACGCCCGGGCAGATCGAACGCCTGCTGGAGGCGGTCGGGATCGCCGCCAAACGGAACACCCCGGTCGGGAAACTCTCGTTCGGGCAGCAGCAGCGCGTCGCGTTCGTGCGCTGTCTGTGCCAGCCGTTCGATTTCATCCTGCTGGACGAGCCCGTGAGCCATCTCGACGCCGCGAACGGCGGGATACTCGCCGGACTGCTGCTGGAGGAGGCCCGGGCGCAGGGGGCGGGCATCGTAGTGACCTCGGTCGGCAGCCGTCTCGAACTGCCGTACCATAAAATCCTGACGCTGTGA